The genomic region GCTATTTTCTTAATGTGAAAGTTTTTACCTTCATGAAAATTACATCTCCACAAGGAATTTGGTCAAACATATTTCCACCAATATGCTTCACTCctataaataaacaataacaaataacCAATATATATttatgaaaagaaaataaaaatacatagttATAGAATTATTTGAAACAAATAATTTTTTCAATAAAATTACGTTACTAAAATTGGTTTAAAAGACTTTCCCTTCAAGTAAATACTCTTTAGTATATTTATTCTAAGTAGTACCACTCTGTCCAGACCAATCACCATCACTATAGATCCAAAACTGTAAAAGAAAACAAATTAGTTTTTCCTGCGTTGAAAACTGAGATGAGGGCTCTCACCAGGTATGGCAGGTGCAGTTGCAATGACATGGGGCAAATCAAAATTAACGCCTTTTATGTGTGAATGTTGACCAAGTATAGCAGACAATGCAGAGCCCACTCCTCCAGCTACATCCACCACACTCCTAACACTCTTGAACCCATCATACATCTTCACCACAGAAGCCATGACATCTTTTGTACGGCAGGCCATGGCCTGGTTAAAAAGCTTGTTGGCTTCAGCATTTGAACTCACATATTCCCAGGGGCTTGTGCCATGCACCTTGACAAAGGGATGACACCCTTCCAGGACAGCATCATGAAAATGGTGGTGAGTATCCAAGTACACTTTGTCTACTGCCAACATCAGAAATGGCACAAAGGAATCCCTGTTTCCTTCCTTCACAAGCAACTTTGAAACACTGTTCAAACCATATTTCATTTGCTTGGTTTGTTCATCCATGGCTTCAGTGAAGACCCCACAAGAAGCCAGCAATCTCAAAATCCTAAACAAGTATTCCCTCTGGGGAACCTTATTTTTTGTGGAGGCAGAAATGTGTTGAACAATTTCATCCACATAGAGAAGATTTTCTCTGCCATGTGTAGCTAGAATTTCCGGGATGTTAAGCAAGACAGCAGCTTTGAGAGCCATGGGCTTGGCAGCAGAAAGCATCATCTCATAAAGGTGGAGATGGGCTTCCATTTTCCTGGTGTGAGTTGAAGAGATTGGAATGATTCAGTCACAGTTTTCCTCCCCTTTTTATAGAGATTGGGGTCATTAGCCCGAGAAATTTTCAGTCAATGAGAGGAATGCTTCCTCACACGTCATGTAAATGAGGTCATTAACCCGAGAAAATTTCTCGGATTTACCTTCATGCACGTTTAATTGGATGGCTAATTTGTTTCTTTGCATTTACATCTAAATAATTACCTCTATAAATTGTATGTGATACCAATTTCAGTTAATTATATTCTTTCTCATGAGGATAAATTTCTCCACTGTTCATTGGGTGACCAGTTTATCGTTTTCGGGGTTGATTCAAATAATCTACTTTCCTAAACTATTTATGATATAATGTTTGTGACTTATATTTTCTCACTTCAGGCTAAAATTTCGCGGCTGACGTACCAGTTTTGTcataccaaaaaaacatgggtcacCCAGCTCCTTTGAAACCGATGTTGAGCTTGTAAGGCACTCAGAAATTCACGCGATAGAAACATGGGTCACCCAGCTCCTTTGAAACCGATGTTGATATGGCTAGTGCGATCTAAGTTTTAGGGTTCACCCGTAGCCACGTAGGTGCCTAAAAGTTCATGTTTCATCTTTTTAGTCATGCATTTGTTTAGTATATGTTTATTATTGAAATCTAAGATTAAAATTTAATGTTTTGTAAGTTTTAGTAGCAGATATTTTGTTTTTTTAGGAGGATTCATTTATTGTTGTGTCTTGAATTACATTGAGTAATCTTTTAAGTGGGTATGAATCTTTAAAGAATGAGAAATTGTACAAATGTAGATTATTATTTGAGGATGTTCAAGATAATGTGCTTTAATTATATGGAGTGATTATCAAGTGAGTATGTGTCTTTAAAAGACTAGAAATTGCACAAATGTAGATTGTTATTGATCATTAGAAGAATTGCTTCAAGAAATATGATTTGAAGttcattttcattaaagaaatgttttcattttttatctttttcacataAAGTAATAAAGTGAATAACATAATTACAAACTAGCTCACTACTTCATTGATTATAGTTTTTAAGTTTTTGACAATTACTTCGAATTGACATTGATTTGGAAATCTTTTAAGAAAGTAACTTGGGTAACTTAACAAAAGAGTGAATACAATAGATAGAGGTTAAGGACAAAAGATTGTACAACATAGTCACTTCCGATTCATGGAGATAATTGAACTAAGATCTTGTTTTCATAAGAAAATTCTAGATATGGTATAGTAAAATCTTATAATTGTTCATTTAGATTTCATGGAGATAATTGAACTAAGATCTTGTTTTCATAAGAAAATTCTAGATATGGTATAGTAAAATCTTATAATTGTACATTTAGATTTCATGGAGATAATTGAACTAAGATCTTGTTTTCATAAGAAAATTCTAGATATGCTATAGATATGCGGAAGcctgactggagctatgaaccaatgagacCATACTTTTAATGGGCCTCATCCTCATTCACATGGCATTGGTATCTCCATGATATCTCTCTGGGCTCCTTATCACTACATTCCACCTATCACCTTATCTCTCCAATGGAATCCTTATCACTCCTTTCAcgtgaattttttgttgatgtggcATCGGTATCTCATGTCCATCTTTCGTGGAATATAAAGGAGGCTTATTACACCTCACCACTAACCAATCTTCACCTTGGAAGCTTGACAAGAACATACCACGGTAGGTAGGAATGGTTGGTAGGGAACACGATTAACCTTGATTATAGAACACGAGAGTTTAAAGCAGCATGCGCATGCTTGATTTTCAACCCAAGACCTTGCATGAGCAAGGCTTGCAATTATTATTGTAAATTTGTATTACTTTTTAAATAAAATACACTAATAAAAAATAATGATTACAATAGATAACAATGATGATATGGGATTAAAATGTTATCCATGAAAATTCAAATCTAAGAGACACATCCAAATTAAGCTTGATAATGAATGATTTTGAAAGATACCATCCTCTTACATGTGAATACTTAGTCAAAATACAATATCTGATTTGATTTAGACATATGTCTCTCTATTATTGTTGATAAATTATATAAGAAGAGATACAGAAACatctatttaattttaattatttttgaaaagATTAGAATAAAAATTTgatagttaattttttttaaagagtaACGATTGTTGTGAGCCATGAATTTCTGATATGATTATCGACATGCGTATATATTTGTTAACATTAGTTGTGAGTCACATCATTGTAGTTATTCAATTTTGTATCGACGCGAAATTTTTGGATTTATAGTACTACTAATTCATTATTTAACACATTATTTAACTTGTTTGTGATACCATTTGTAAGAGGTTTTTATTTCACCTTTTTGAGGCTAAAATTTTGTTTGACTTAGGCTAGACACCGTTTTGGCTTGAAAAGCTGTCATATTAAGATAAGATTCATACAAAACAAATAGAAGATTTCTCCTTTCAAGCAGGTATCATATGTGTCATTGGAGATATTTAGATATTTCAATTGAGAAATTAAATTTTTACGATATAATATATTATCAATAAAAgtatttatatttttatctttaaattaacatttatttcaaTAGTTATATGGAATGTTTTTTTTTCCAAATCAATACAGATCAATTATGTCATTAAAGAATATCAATTCATTTATTTCTAAATCTTGTAGTTAAAATTATGTCTTTAATGCGTAAAATAAATTAGGTAAATTTTTCACTTAAAAAAGTGCAATGTTAACTTTAAGATTGAGATAAAACAAAATATCCCACAAAACAATGAAGAAGATGAAACCCATAACACttatcaatttttgttgtttacaatAAGGCTCTTGGTTTGAATGTATTTTGAGTAATTGGGGTTCTTATTTATAACAAATTGATCAAGATATATCAACATTGGTTTGATGAAAATCTCTAAGACAATGCTCACTCTTTTCTTCACTCCAACACTACTTCCCTTAAAATGCTAATTTCCTATGGTAGTGTTTACGCATTTTTGAAAGTCCATTTCTACAAGGGCACTCCATaccaatgcaattttttttgtatGATTATATTTTTCTGTACCTATTGATTAGAAATTATACTACATATATCAACAAAAAAAGGGTAGAGGGACACAAAATCACCCCTCAAATTTCAAAGGTGTAGTGCCTAAAGAGATAAATCAGTGTAAGAACATAACCCAATAactaaataaatagataacaataagaaatataaaaatagCCACTTAAGCATTGAGAGAAATCCTACATGATGTTGGAGGAGGGTCACGGTCATTTGACTAGCCCCATATTCCAGTGGGGACTAGAGTGACATTGCGATGTGACCAGTCCTCATCAATAGGAGCTTCTCCTTCATCCTTATTTCCAAAGTATTGAACAAGTGAAATTGTCAAGGCCAAAAGAGGACAACCCTTGGAATAATCA from Cryptomeria japonica chromosome 3, Sugi_1.0, whole genome shotgun sequence harbors:
- the LOC131035970 gene encoding inositol 4-methyltransferase-like, whose protein sequence is MMLSAAKPMALKAAVLLNIPEILATHGRENLLYVDEIVQHISASTKNKVPQREYLFRILRLLASCGVFTEAMDEQTKQMKYGLNSVSKLLVKEGNRDSFVPFLMLAVDKVYLDTHHHFHDAVLEGCHPFVKVHGTSPWEYVSSNAEANKLFNQAMACRTKDVMASVVKMYDGFKSVRSVVDVAGGVGSALSAILGQHSHIKGVNFDLPHVIATAPAIPGVKHIGGNMFDQIPCGDVIFMKWILHDWDDDHCIEILKKSYEATPKDGKVLIVDALIDGSQGSLNRLGLLFDIHMMIYTMGGKERSEEEFSQLFSKAG